A genomic segment from Tuwongella immobilis encodes:
- a CDS encoding serine/threonine protein kinase: MIGQQIGRYRIESRIGQGAMGEVYRAVDDRGEFVAVKFLMAELAREPVFLMRFQAEIETLRKLRHPNIVSYQDHGIHEGIPFLVMEWIDGPDYESLGKRGERGRLPWQEVLDLALQVVPALRHAHRKGFLHRDLKPSNLLRCLDGRVKLSDFGLAKMLIQPSPQLLNSVVGAIAYTAPEQALGKPITKRSDFYAFGGVLYTLLTGRPPFSGNNVVEVMHKHCFVQPERPEHLVPGLPRELDDLICRLLAKDPAQRPGDGSVLLKQLEQIRAELERRGQLDPNRTARSAVAAHETDDLDDDDSEDAEIDSFRPLPPPPEMPVPLMRRPIVVIPMAATVFLLILWGINRRPSAEMLFAKVEPLLQSDSPDDWQKAWDEGLSEIASRFPDRYLQEVRQVRERLDDRAAIRRAIASYRLNTPSTTEAERLYRRGLSLLATGELAAAQRQWEHVAIAFADVPEAARWVEQATNGIAEVKTLRNERPRRDPESAAGNDIALQAARARLAQLRATGQIDAARAMAQALRVLYADDPIALQALDFEQPGEKSQPNR, encoded by the coding sequence ATGATTGGTCAGCAAATCGGACGCTACCGCATCGAATCCCGGATCGGCCAAGGGGCAATGGGCGAAGTCTACCGCGCGGTGGATGATCGCGGGGAATTCGTCGCGGTAAAATTCCTGATGGCGGAACTGGCACGCGAGCCGGTCTTTCTGATGCGCTTCCAAGCGGAGATTGAAACCCTCCGCAAATTGCGACATCCCAACATCGTCAGCTATCAGGATCATGGCATTCACGAGGGGATTCCATTCCTGGTGATGGAATGGATCGATGGACCGGATTACGAATCGCTGGGCAAACGCGGCGAGCGGGGCCGACTGCCCTGGCAAGAGGTGCTCGACTTGGCCTTGCAAGTGGTGCCCGCGCTGCGACATGCGCACCGCAAAGGCTTTCTACATCGGGATTTGAAGCCGTCCAACTTGCTGCGTTGTCTCGATGGTCGGGTCAAACTCAGCGACTTTGGCTTGGCCAAAATGCTCATCCAACCGTCACCGCAACTGCTCAACAGTGTGGTCGGCGCTATTGCCTACACCGCACCCGAACAGGCGTTGGGCAAACCGATCACCAAACGCAGCGATTTCTACGCCTTCGGTGGCGTGCTGTATACGCTGCTCACGGGTCGGCCGCCGTTTTCCGGCAACAACGTCGTCGAAGTCATGCACAAACATTGCTTTGTGCAACCGGAGCGACCCGAACATTTGGTCCCCGGATTACCCCGCGAATTGGACGATCTCATCTGCCGACTGCTGGCCAAAGACCCCGCCCAGCGGCCTGGCGATGGCAGTGTGTTGCTCAAACAATTGGAACAAATTCGTGCCGAACTCGAACGTCGTGGCCAACTCGATCCCAATCGAACGGCCCGCTCCGCAGTCGCCGCCCACGAGACCGATGATCTCGACGATGACGATTCCGAAGATGCCGAAATCGACAGCTTTCGCCCGCTCCCGCCCCCACCCGAAATGCCGGTGCCGCTAATGCGCCGCCCCATTGTGGTCATTCCCATGGCCGCGACCGTGTTTCTGCTGATCCTCTGGGGCATCAACCGCCGCCCCTCCGCCGAAATGCTGTTCGCCAAAGTGGAACCGCTCTTGCAATCGGATTCGCCTGATGATTGGCAAAAAGCCTGGGACGAAGGACTAAGCGAAATCGCCAGTCGATTTCCCGATCGCTATTTGCAGGAAGTGCGGCAAGTGCGCGAACGACTCGATGATCGTGCGGCCATTCGACGCGCCATCGCCTCCTATCGGCTGAACACTCCCAGCACCACCGAAGCGGAACGGCTCTATCGTCGTGGCCTGTCACTGCTTGCGACCGGCGAACTGGCGGCGGCTCAGCGTCAATGGGAGCATGTGGCCATTGCCTTTGCGGATGTCCCGGAAGCGGCCCGCTGGGTGGAACAGGCCACCAACGGCATCGCCGAAGTGAAAACGCTGCGGAACGAACGACCGCGTCGCGATCCCGAATCCGCCGCTGGCAATGACATCGCCTTGCAAGCGGCCCGCGCCCGATTGGCGCAGTTGCGAGCGACTGGCCAGATCGACGCCGCCCGCGCAATGGCCCAAGCATTGCGGGTGCTGTATGCCGATGACCCAATCGCGTTACAAGCGTTGGATTTCGAGCAACCTGGCGAGAAATCGCAACCAAACCGTTGA
- a CDS encoding serine/threonine-protein kinase, whose translation MPPAAPANVREMCKLLVQSRLVDTDETRAIYSRYRNEAGDTEEVDPFRKYLIQQKILTDYQAALLSRGHTEGFFLNDYCLLDRVGKGRMAGVYRAVHATGQIVAIKVLPPSKSRDPNLFARFQREAKFATQLNHPNIVRAYQLGEADGLHYIVMEYLEGETLQDVLDRRKRLPVGEAVRIVYQVLQGLQQVHERGIIHRDLKPSNLMLIPNPQVPTPTADTTLNCTVKILDIGLGRQIFDENAANDENPLTTEGVILGTPDYLAPEQARNASAVDIRADIYSLGGVLFHLLTGQPPFPDTNIMSQMLRHATEPLRPLSDFINPVPDGLQQVLNWMMAKDPNQRYPTPERAAQALQIFLMSSPGASPMSAMPSTLYTQALQSGQHTGGVSPAVRMAAIGGPLGDANTSMRSSRQTAAVTTSGATGANPVPSGTTRLPVPKPAPANAPTMQGIPELDAEGIPVGKLAGDTKKVRTSGATPRRKASDGTGESPAMVRPEDVDVELIPIPPPEGAVSREERPLTELDRRDIIMLAAGGGGVLFAILSGYALAQLVRRKEPPAESK comes from the coding sequence ATGCCCCCTGCCGCCCCCGCGAATGTGCGGGAGATGTGCAAGCTGCTCGTTCAAAGCCGGCTTGTGGATACCGATGAAACCCGGGCGATTTACTCGCGCTATCGCAACGAAGCCGGCGATACCGAAGAAGTCGATCCGTTTCGGAAGTATCTCATCCAACAAAAGATCCTGACGGATTATCAAGCTGCGCTGCTGTCGCGGGGGCACACCGAAGGCTTCTTCCTGAACGATTACTGCCTGCTCGACCGCGTTGGCAAAGGTCGCATGGCGGGAGTCTATCGAGCGGTGCATGCCACCGGGCAAATTGTCGCCATCAAGGTGCTGCCGCCGTCAAAATCCCGCGATCCGAATCTGTTCGCCCGCTTCCAGCGCGAGGCGAAATTTGCCACGCAACTGAATCATCCCAACATTGTGCGAGCGTACCAGCTTGGCGAAGCCGACGGCCTGCACTACATCGTCATGGAATATCTCGAAGGCGAGACACTCCAAGATGTGCTTGATCGTCGCAAGCGCTTGCCAGTCGGCGAAGCGGTGCGGATTGTCTACCAAGTGTTGCAGGGGTTGCAGCAGGTCCACGAGCGCGGCATCATTCACCGCGATCTCAAGCCATCCAACTTGATGCTGATTCCCAATCCGCAAGTGCCGACACCCACAGCAGATACGACGCTGAATTGCACGGTCAAAATTCTCGATATTGGCCTGGGGCGACAGATTTTCGACGAGAACGCCGCCAACGACGAGAACCCGCTGACCACCGAAGGGGTGATTCTCGGCACGCCAGACTATCTCGCCCCGGAACAGGCCCGCAATGCCTCGGCTGTTGACATTCGTGCGGACATTTATTCGCTGGGCGGGGTGCTATTCCATCTGCTCACCGGCCAACCGCCGTTCCCGGATACGAATATCATGTCGCAAATGCTGCGGCATGCCACCGAACCGTTGCGTCCGCTCAGCGACTTCATCAATCCAGTGCCAGACGGCTTGCAGCAAGTGCTGAACTGGATGATGGCGAAAGATCCCAACCAGCGCTACCCGACCCCGGAACGGGCCGCGCAAGCTCTGCAAATCTTTTTGATGTCGTCGCCGGGAGCCTCTCCGATGAGCGCGATGCCCAGCACGCTTTACACGCAAGCGCTGCAATCCGGCCAACATACCGGCGGGGTCTCGCCTGCGGTGCGAATGGCAGCCATTGGCGGCCCGCTGGGCGATGCCAACACGTCCATGCGATCCTCACGGCAAACGGCGGCGGTGACCACGTCCGGAGCAACGGGTGCCAATCCCGTGCCGTCCGGAACCACGCGCTTGCCCGTACCCAAACCCGCGCCAGCCAACGCACCGACCATGCAAGGCATTCCCGAACTGGATGCCGAGGGGATTCCGGTGGGCAAACTCGCGGGCGACACCAAGAAAGTTCGGACCTCCGGTGCCACCCCGCGCCGCAAGGCCAGCGATGGAACCGGCGAATCGCCCGCGATGGTTCGTCCGGAAGATGTCGATGTCGAACTGATCCCGATTCCGCCTCCCGAAGGTGCGGTCAGCCGCGAGGAACGGCCGCTCACCGAACTGGATCGCCGTGACATCATCATGCTCGCGGCCGGCGGCGGTGGGGTGCTGTTCGCCATCCTCAGCGGCTACGCACTCGCCCAATTGGTTCGTCGCAAAG
- a CDS encoding 3-keto-disaccharide hydrolase, translating to MVRSRVVGVLLFGLGMLGMTLSTVQAAEKPIALFNGKDLTGWRTYPDPKLKLAKVPENFVQIRDGVMILPGETMGAIETIDEYSNYTLRLEYRWGEKITKSRNSGILLHVSGPDAVWPRSIEAQVAAGKAGDLWAVSGYQLEGELSRKDPKTGRRYFRSENDIEKPIGEWNVYEITCKNQTITLTVNGKLVNQATKLESNRGKILLQSEGAEIHFRNIQLTPLR from the coding sequence ATGGTTCGCTCCCGCGTGGTTGGTGTGCTGCTTTTTGGGCTGGGAATGCTGGGGATGACGCTGTCGACGGTGCAAGCCGCCGAAAAGCCGATCGCGTTATTCAACGGCAAAGATCTCACCGGCTGGCGAACCTATCCCGATCCGAAATTGAAATTGGCGAAGGTGCCCGAGAATTTTGTGCAAATTCGGGACGGCGTCATGATTCTGCCTGGCGAAACGATGGGAGCCATCGAAACCATCGATGAATACTCGAACTACACACTGCGGTTGGAGTATCGCTGGGGGGAAAAAATTACGAAATCTCGTAATTCGGGGATTCTGCTGCATGTCAGCGGGCCGGATGCGGTTTGGCCACGCTCGATTGAAGCGCAAGTAGCCGCGGGCAAGGCCGGCGATTTGTGGGCCGTCTCGGGATACCAGCTCGAAGGCGAACTGAGCCGCAAAGACCCCAAGACCGGACGACGGTATTTCCGGAGTGAGAACGACATTGAGAAGCCAATTGGCGAATGGAATGTCTACGAAATCACCTGCAAGAACCAGACGATCACGCTCACGGTGAATGGCAAACTCGTGAACCAGGCGACGAAATTGGAGAGCAATCGCGGGAAAATTCTGCTCCAATCCGAAGGAGCGGAGATTCATTTCCGCAACATCCAACTCACGCCGCTTCGCTAA